The following proteins are co-located in the Triticum aestivum cultivar Chinese Spring chromosome 1A, IWGSC CS RefSeq v2.1, whole genome shotgun sequence genome:
- the LOC123190403 gene encoding zinc transporter 5, with protein sequence MQPSVGQGYCGPSAPFHRRRDNNDGDNTDGDRGAAGQGVHVYKVVVRHQFGRAIAVLCLVAVLVAPALAVPGGGGDDGCEAESAGRDKAQALRLKIIAIFCILAGSAVGAGLPSLGRRFPALRPETDLFLAVKAFAGGVILATGMVHILPAAFEALRSPCLVGGPWKRFPFAGLVAMLAAVATLIVDTVATGYFHRTNAKRAAAVTDEPAHDDPESAPDGHHGHAHGMSMLASPDNGDELVRHRVISQVLELGVVVHSLIIGMSLGASDFPSTVRPLVPALTFHQLFEGIGLGGCIVQAKFRLKSVVAMGLLFSLTTPAGIGVGIAISSVYDESSPTALVVQGLLEAAAAGILVYMALVDILAEDFSKPRVQSRARLQLALNVSLLLGAGLMSLLAVWA encoded by the exons ATGCAGCCATCCGTCGGACAAGGCTATTGTGGCCCTTCGGCGCCCTTCCACCGCCGGAGGGACAACAACGACGGGGACAACACGGATGGCGACCGTGGTGCAGCAGGACAGGGCGTCCACGTGTATAAGGTGGTCGTCCG GCATCAATTCGGCCGCGCGATCGCCGTGCTCTGCCTCGTGGCCGTCCTGGTCGCGCCCGCGCTCGCCGtgccgggaggcggcggcgacgacggctgcGAGGCCGAGTCGGCCGGGCGCGACAAGGCCCAGGCGCTGCGGCTCAAGATCATCGCCATCTTCTGCATCCTCGCGGGGAGCGCGGTCGGGGCGGGCCTGCCGTCCCTGGGGCGCCGGTTCCCCGCGCTCCGGCCGGAGACGGACCTCTTCCTCGCCGTCAAGGCCTTTGCGGGCGGCGTCATCCTCGCCACCGGGATGGTGCACATCCTGCCGGCGGCCTTCGAGGCGCTGCGGTCCCCGTGCCTCGTGGGCGGGCCGTGGAAGCGCTTCCCGTTCGCCGGGCTGGTCGCCATGCTCGCCGCGGTCGCCACGCTCATCGTGGACACCGTCGCCACGGGGTACTTCCACCGGACGAACGCCAAGCGGGCCGCCGCCGTCACCGACGAGCCGGCGCATGACGACCCGGAATCCGCCCCCGACGGGCACCACGGGCACGCGCACGGCATGTCGATGCTCGCCTCCCCGGACaacggcgacgagctcgtgcgccACCGCGTCATCTCGCAG GTGCTGGAGCTGGGCGTGGTTGTCCACTCGCTGATCATCGGCATGTCGCTGGGCGCCTCCGACTTCCCGAGCACGGTGCGGCCGCTGGTGCCGGCGTTGACGTTCCACCAGCTCTTCGAGGGCATCGGCCTCGGAGGCTGCATCGTCCAG GCCAAGTTCCGGCTCAAGTCGGTGGTGGCGATGGGGCTGCTCTTCTCGCTGACGACGCCGGCGGGGATCGGCGTGGGCATCGCGATATCCTCGGTGTACGACGAGAGCAGCCCGACGGCGCTGGTGGTGCAGGGGCTGCTGGAGGCGGCCGCGGCGGGGATCCTGGTGTACATGGCGCTGGTGGACATCCTGGCCGAGGACTTCAGCAAGCCCAGGGTGCAGAGCAGGGCGCGGCTGCAGCTCGCGCTCAACGTCTCGCTGCTGCTCGGGGCCGGCCTCATGTCGCTGCTCGCGGTCTGGGCCTGA
- the LOC123059913 gene encoding zinc transporter 9: MAAAASLKLAALCLLFLVAVSSLPLLARAECECEAGGEEEEQDKAGSLRLRIIAVFCILVASAAGCAIPSLGRRFPALSPDRDLFFGVKAFAAGVILATSFVHILPEAFERLGSPCLVDGPWQKFPFAGLVAMLAAIATLVVDTIATGYFQRAAHAKKAAAVVGADDVEATPAHHAHVGHSHGVSAVVASSAAASDDGGAQLIRQRVISQVLELGIIVHSVIIGMSLGASQSTSTIRPLVVALTFHQFFEGIGLGGCIVQAKFRLKSVLLMALFFSLTTPVGVVIGIGISSVYDENSPNTLIIQGMLSAATAGILNYMALVDLLAEDFMNPRVQGNGRLQVIVNLSLLLGTALMSMLAIWA; this comes from the exons ATGGCAGCAGCCGCCAGTCTCAAGCTCGCCGCCCTGTGCCTGCTCTTCCTCGTCGCCGTCTCCTCCCTCCCCCTGCTCGCCCGCGCCGAGTGCGAGTgcgaggccggcggcgaggaggaggagcaggacaaGGCGGGCTCGCTGAGGCTCAGGATCATCGCCGTCTTCTGCATCCTCGTGGCCAGCGCGGCGGGCTGCGCCATCCCGTCGCTGGGCCGGAGGTTCCCGGCGCTGAGCCCGGACAGGGACCTCTTCTTCGGCGTCAAGGCCTTCGCGGCGGGGGTCATCCTCGCCACCTCCTTCGTGCACATCCTCCCGGAGGCCTTCGAGCGGCTCGGCTCGCCCTGCCTCGTCGACGGGCCGTGGCAGAAGTTCCCGTTCGCCGGCCTCGTCGCCATGCTCGCGGCCATCGCCACGCTCGTCGTCGACACCATCGCCACGGGCTACTTCCAGCGCGCCGCGCACGCCAAGAAGGCCGCGGCCGTCGTCGGGGCCGACGACGTGGAGGCCACGCCGGCCCATCACGCGCACGTCGGTCACTCCCACGGCGTGTCGGCCGTCGTCGCGTCATCGGCGGCGGCGTCCGACGACGGCGGCGCGCAGCTCATCCGCCAGCGTGTCATCTCGCAG GTGCTGGAGCTGGGGATCATAGTGCACTCGGTGATCATCGGCATGTCTCTCGGCGCCTCCCAGAGCACCAGCACGATCAGACCACTCGTGGTCGCGCTAACTTTCCATCAGTTCTTCGAGGGGATAGGGCTCGGAGGATGCATCGTTCAG GCCAAATTCCGCCTGAAGTCCGTGCTGCTGATGGCGCTCTTCTTCTCACTCACCACGCCGGTCGGCGTCGTGATCGGCATCGGGATATCCTCCGTCTACGACGAGAACAGCCCCAACACCCTGATCATCCAAGGGATgctcagcgccgccaccgccggaatCCTCAACTACATGGCCCTCGTCGACCTCCTCGCGGAAGACTTCATGAACCCTAGGGTGCAGGGCAACGGAAGGCTGCAGGTCATCGTAAACCTCTCCTTGCTGCTTGGGACGGCTCTCATGTCCATGCTTGCCATATGGGCCTGA